The following nucleotide sequence is from cyanobacterium endosymbiont of Braarudosphaera bigelowii.
ATTTAGAATTCTTCAATGCTTCTGCTAGAATTCTTATGGCTTCTATCATTTTGACTAATGGCAGGAAATCGAGCAAGAATAGCAGTAGATGCTATGGGAGGAGATTATGCTCCTATAGAAATTATAAAAGGGGCTATCCGAGCCTCAAGAGAATTAGATGTGGATATTCTGTTGGTAGGTGATCGTCAACAAATTCAAGCATCTTTTCAAGATAGTAATAAGTTTTCTAATATTGAAGTAGTAGATGCAGATGAAATAATCGCTATGCACGAAGGAATTAACGAACTTCGTCGTAAGCCTAAAGCTTCAATCAATGTTGCTATGGACTTAGTTAAAAAAAATCGTGCAGATGCAGTGATATCCGCTGGACATTCTGGAGCAGCCATGGGAGCTGCTACTCTTAAATTAGGACGTCTTAAAGGCATTGATCGTCCAGCTATTGGAGCTGTTTTTCCAACTCTTATAGTGAACAAGTCGGTTATTGTTTTGGACGTAGGAGCTAATGTAGATTGTCGTCCTAAATACTTAGAACAATTTGCTCTAATGGGAACAGTTTATAGTAGATATGTGATGGGAGTAGAAAGTCCAAAAGTAGGGCTACTAAATATTGGAGAAGAACCAAATAAAGGAAACGATCTTGCTTTAACAACTTATAAGTTGTTAAAAGATAATAAAGTGATTCCTTTTGTTGGTAATGCAGAAGGCCGAGATGTACTTTCGGGAAAATTTGACGTTATTATTTGTGATGGCTTTGTAGGTAATGTTTTGCTCAAATTTGCTGAAGCAGTTGGTGACATAGTTTTACAAATTATACAGGAAGAGCTACCCCAAGGTTGGAAAGGATTGCTAGGGACAACTATATTAAAACCCAATCTAAAAAAACTCAAACAACGGATAGATCATGCTGAACATGGTGGTGGTTTATTATTGGGGGTAGCTGGCATTTGTATTATTAGCCATGGTAGTTCCCAAGCTCCATCAATCTTTAATGCAATTCGTTTAGCTAAAGAAGCTGTTGATCATAAAGTATTAGAACAGATTAATTCTTATGGAGATAAGCTAATGTCAGATAACTCTAATTAACAGATTGAGTAATAGCAAAAATAAAACTTCTAAATGCCATCTATTATTATTTACTGTTTTTCTTTTTTCATATCTCTAATTTTGAGGTAGAAGAATATAAAATATAAGTAAAAGTAAGAAAAGAATTTTTCAAAATTTTAATTTTAAATCCTCTTTTATTCAATTATGCTAAAAAATTATCAGGGGGAATAATTATTGAAAGAGTTAGATATTGGTATGGCTATTACTGGCTGTGGTTCAGCTACGCCAAAACAAATAATGACAAATAACGATATAAGCCATTTAGTAGATACGTCTGATGAATGGATTTATACTAGAACAGGCATTAAAGAAAGGCGTTTAGCAACAAACAACTTATCTTTAAGTGATCTCTCAGCTGAAGCTGCAGTTAAAGGAATTGCTATGGCAGGACTTTCTCCTTCTGATATTGACTTAATTATCTTAGCAACCTCTACAGCTGATGATTTGTTTGGCAGTGCATCTAAGATTCAAAATATTTTGAAAGCTGAGAATGCAGTAGCTTTTGATTTAACAGCCGCTTGTTCAGGTTTTGTCTTTGGATTAATTACAGCTGCTCAATTTATCTATTCAGGAGTTTACCAAAAGGTTCTGGTAATTGGTGGTGATATGCTTTCTCGTTGGGTAAACTGGTCTGATCGTACTACTTGTGTATTATTTGGAGATGGAGCTGGAGCAGTGGTTTGTCAACGAACTACTAAAAATAACCACCTGCTGGGCTTTGCTATGTATAGTGATGGAAAACAAAATCAGTCCCTTAATTTAGCATATAACTTTCAAGCTAAATTTCTTAAAAATGGGATGGTTGTTAATCAAGGAAACTATCAATTTCTTACGATGAAAGGAAAAGAGATTTATCGTTTTGCTATTGAGAAAGTTCCAGAAGTTATTGAGAATGCTCTTTCTAAAGCAGAATTGACAGTTGACGATATTGACTGGCTTATTTTGCATCAGGCAAATCAGAGGATTATAAATGCAGTTGCTAAAAAACTTAAAATTCCATCAGAAAAGGTAATTTCGAATGTGAGTAAGTATGGTAATACTTCAGCTGCATCTATTCCTCTAGCTCTAGATGAAGCCGTAAGATCTGGAAAAATAAAATCAGGTAATATTGTTGCTAGCTCAGGTTTCGGTGCTGGCTTAACTTGGGGAGCAGTTATTTTTAGATGGAGTATTGAAGTTTAATCTTTTTATTAAACATTCTTGAAAAAATATGGTGACAAAAACAGCGTGGATTTTTCCGGGACAGGGATCACAAATAGTTGGTATGGGACGAGATCTGGCAACAACTGACTTAGGAAAAGAATATTTTAGAAAAGCACAAGATATTTTAGGATGGTCTGTACTTGAAGTATGTCAGGGAGATACAAAAATTTTATCTAGGACCTTATATACTCAACCTTGTCTTTACGTAA
It contains:
- the plsX gene encoding phosphate acyltransferase PlsX; this translates as MAGNRARIAVDAMGGDYAPIEIIKGAIRASRELDVDILLVGDRQQIQASFQDSNKFSNIEVVDADEIIAMHEGINELRRKPKASINVAMDLVKKNRADAVISAGHSGAAMGAATLKLGRLKGIDRPAIGAVFPTLIVNKSVIVLDVGANVDCRPKYLEQFALMGTVYSRYVMGVESPKVGLLNIGEEPNKGNDLALTTYKLLKDNKVIPFVGNAEGRDVLSGKFDVIICDGFVGNVLLKFAEAVGDIVLQIIQEELPQGWKGLLGTTILKPNLKKLKQRIDHAEHGGGLLLGVAGICIISHGSSQAPSIFNAIRLAKEAVDHKVLEQINSYGDKLMSDNSN
- a CDS encoding beta-ketoacyl-ACP synthase III yields the protein MAITGCGSATPKQIMTNNDISHLVDTSDEWIYTRTGIKERRLATNNLSLSDLSAEAAVKGIAMAGLSPSDIDLIILATSTADDLFGSASKIQNILKAENAVAFDLTAACSGFVFGLITAAQFIYSGVYQKVLVIGGDMLSRWVNWSDRTTCVLFGDGAGAVVCQRTTKNNHLLGFAMYSDGKQNQSLNLAYNFQAKFLKNGMVVNQGNYQFLTMKGKEIYRFAIEKVPEVIENALSKAELTVDDIDWLILHQANQRIINAVAKKLKIPSEKVISNVSKYGNTSAASIPLALDEAVRSGKIKSGNIVASSGFGAGLTWGAVIFRWSIEV